CACCCGGTGCACGGCCGGTGTCGGGTCGAGGTACACCCGGCGGATCGCCGGGAAGCGCTGGCGCAGCTGCTCCTCGGCGTCCTCGCACGCCCACTCCACCTGCTCCGCCGACGCGACGTCCCGGAAGTTCACCTTGGCCGCGATCAGGGTCTCGGCCGGCCCCTGGACCAGGGTCGTCAGCTCCAGCACCTCCACGATGTGCGGGACCGTGAGCAGTTCCTCGTGCACCGCCCTGCGCATCCGGGGCGGCAGCGGCCGGCCGATGAGCAGTTGGGCGTTGCTGCGGACCAGCACCCAGGCCACGTACACCAGCAGCAGGCCGATGAGGATGGAGGCGATCCCGTCCGAGACCGAGGAGCCGGTGAGCTGGGCGCCGACCAGGCCGCCCGCCGCGAGCAGCAGCCCGCTCAGCGCCGCGGAGTCCTCCATGACCACGGCCTTGACCGCCGTGTCGGGGGTGTAGCGCAGATAGCGGCGCGCGGGCGTGCCGAAGCGGGCCGCCTCGCCGCGGATCTGCCGGACGCCGGTCCGCAGCGAGTAGCCCTCCAGCACGGCGGCGACGGCCAGAACGACGTACGAGGGCAGCGGATTGCCGAGCTTCTCGCTCTGCGTGAGGGTGTGGACGCCGTCGTAGACGGAGAAGACCGCGCCCCCGACGAAGGTGGCGACGGACGCCAGCATCGCCCAGACGTAGCGCTCGGGGCCGTAGCCCAGCGGGTGCTCCTCGTCGGCGGGTTTCGCGCTCCGCCGCAGGCCCGTCAGCAGCAGCAGCTCCGTCACGGTGTCGGCGACCGAATGGGCGGCCTCGGAGAGCATCGCGCTCGATCCGCTGATGACGCCCGCGACGGCCTTGGCCACGGCGATGCCGAGGTTGGCGAGCGCCGCGACGATCACGGTGAAGGTGCTCTCCGGCGCCTTGTCGGGTTCGATCCGCTCCGGCGCAGGCACGGGGGCGTCGGCGGGCCCGCCGGGCACACGCGGTGTCCCGGACGGGCCGCCGGTGCTCTCTTCGCTCGCCATGAGGGGAGCGTATGTCTGTTATGCCCCCCTCGCTCGGGCGCGGCGCCGCCCCCTCGGAGTGCCACCCGCGCGTCTCGGGCGCGGCCCGCCGGGTGCCGCCCGGTGGAGCCGGCCCGCGATCGCAGCAGCCGCCGCCCGGTGCCGGACTGACGACGAACCTCTTCGTTCGCGGGCCTGTCGCCGCGGTCGCCCGGCGGCCCGCGGCGGCAGACGGCCGGGCCGACGCGCTCCGCAGCCGCGGGTGCGCACCGCGGACGTCGCGGCGGGGACTGGACGGGGCCCGGACGCGACGGGCGTCGCCGGTCGCCTCGGACGCGGTCAGTCGTGCGGGACGCGGACGACGCCCTCCTGGATCACCGAGATCGCCAGCCGCCCGTCCTGGGTGTAGATGCGGGCCTGGCCGAGGCCGCGGCCACCGTGCGCGCTCGGCGACTCCTGGTCGTACAGGAGCCACTCGTCGGCGCGGAACGGGCGGTGGAACCACATCGCGTGGTCCAGCGAGGCCCCGACGACGTCCCCGACCGCCCAGCCGCCGCGCCCGTGGGCCAGCAGCACCGAGTCGAGCAGTGTCATGTCGGAGACGTACGTGGCGAGGCAGACGTGCAGCAGCGGGTCGTCCGCGAGCTTGCCGTTCGTGCGGAACCACACCTGTGAGTGCGGCTCTCGCCGCTCACCGATGCTCGCGTACGGGGGCCGGCCGACGTACCGGATGTCGACCGCGGCACGGGCATCGAGCATGCGCCGCACGATCTCCGGGTGAAGGGGGTTCCCCGCGTACTGGGGCAGCCGCTCGGCGGCGGTCGGCAGGGTCTCCGGGTCCGGCGCGTCGGGCATCACCGCCTGGTGGTCCAGCCCGTCCTCCCAAGCCTGGAAGGACGCCGAGAGGTGGAAGATCGGCTGGCCGTGCTGGACGGCGACGACCCGCCGGGTGGTGAAGGACCGGCCGTCGCGGATGCGGTCGACCGTGTAGACGATCGGCGCGCCAGGATCGCCCATGCGCAGGAAGTACGCGTGCAGGGAGTGCGCCGCACGGTCCTCCGGCGCGGTGCGGCCCGCGGCGACGAGCGCCTGGGCCGCGACCTGTCCGCCGAAGACGCGGGGCACGATCGTGGAACGCGAGTGGCCGCGGAAGATGTCCTGCTCGATCCGCTCCAGGTCGAGCAGATCGAGCAGGTCGTCAAGAGCCTCGCTCACAGGGTCAGAGGCCCATCGACTTGGCGATGATCGACTTCATGACCTCGCTGGTGCCGCCGTAGATCCGGTTGACGCGGTTGTCGGCGTAGAGGCGGGCGATCGGGTACTCGTTCATGTAGCCGTAGCCGCCGTGCAGCTGGAGGCACCGGTCGATGACGCGGTGGGCGACCTCGGTGCAGAAGAGCTTCGCGGAGGCGGCCTCGGCCGGGGTCAGCTCGCCCGCGTCCAGCGCCTCCAGGGCGCGGTCGGCGACGGCCTCGGCGGCGTCCACCTCGGCCTGGCAGGAGGCCAGTTCGAACTTCGTGTTCTGGAAGGACGCGACCGTCTTGCCGAAGACCGTGCGGTCCTGCGTGTACTCCTTGGCGAACCGGATCGCGGCCTTGGCCTGCGCGTAGGCGCCGAAGGCGATGCCCCAGCGCTCCGACGGCAGGTTCTGGCCGAGGTAGTAGAAGCCCTTGTTCTCCTCGCCCAGCAGGTCCTCGACCGGGACCTTGACGTCGACGAACGCCAGCTCGGCGGTGTCGGAGGTGCGCAGGCCCAGCTTGTCCAGCTTGCGGCCGATGGAGTAGCCCTCGGACTTGGTGTCCACCGCGAAGAGGGAGATGCCGAAGCGGCGGTCGTCCTCACGCGGGGCGGAGGTGCGGGCGCAGACGATCACGCGGTCGGCGTGGACACCGCCGGTGATGAACGTCTTGGCGCCGTTCAGGACGTAGTGGCTGCCGTCCTCCGACAGCTTGGCCGTGGTCTTCATGCCCGCGACGTCCGAGCCGGTGCCCGGCTCGGTCATCGCCAGCGCCCACATCTCCTCGCCGGTGACGAACTTCGTCAGGTAGCGCTTCTTCTGCTCGTCGGTGGCGAGCATCTTGATGTACGGCAGGGCCAGCAGCACGTGCACGCCGGAGCCACCGAAGTTGACGCCCGCACGCGCGGTCTCCTCGTAGAGGACGGCCTCGAACTTGTGGGTGTCCAGACCCGCGCCGCCGAACTCCTCGGGCACGTTGATGCCGAATATGCCGAGCTCACCGAGCTTGTAGTAGAAGTCGCGCGGCGCCTGGCCGGCGGCGAACCACTCGTCGTAGACGGGGACGACCTCGGCCTCGATGAAGGCACGGACGGTCTCCCGGAACGCTTCGTGGTCCTCGTTGAATACGGTCCGGCGCACGGACGCCTCCTCGGCACGGTGTCGGGTCACTGGCTGGGCACAGACGAGCACACAGAGCTGTCTAAGCGCTTGCTCAGAATAAGTTACCCGGCGGTTGTTGAAACTGTCCAGAGTGATGCGGGGCACGTGCGGGGCGGCGGCCGGACGGGGCGGCCGAGCGTGACGGCCGGTCGTGACGACGGGAACGTGACGACGGCCCCGTCACACGACGGGGCCGGTTGCGGAGCCCATTCGCTGCCCTGGTGGTCGGGGAGGTGGACGGGGCGTGCCCGGATCGAGCCGCTGTCCTTCGCGGCCACTACTCTGGCGGCGGAGAGGGGTCGGCATGCTGCTGAGATTCCGTACAGCGAACGTGCGGTCACTGCGCGACGAGCAAGAGCTGACGTTCGTCGTGCCCGAAGACGACGCGGGCACGTCCGCACGCCCGGTGAGACTCGCGGGCGACCAGTCACTCGCCGTGCTTCCACTGATCGGAATCTTCGGAGCCAACGCCTCCGGCAAGTCGAACGTGCTGGCCGCGATGACGGACATGCGTGCCGCCGTCATGAATTCGTACGCACGCTGGGCGGCCTTCGACGGGACCGCGCGCATTCCCTTCGCCCTGGACGGCAAGGACGGGCAGGAGTCGGCCAGCTTCTTCGAGGTGGACCTCGTCCTGGACGGCGTGCGCTGGACGTACGGCTTCGAGCTCGGGACGGAGCGGGTCGAAGCCGAGTGGCTGCACAGCTACCCCCGGGGCCATCGGCAGGTGTGGCTGGACCGCGACGCCGCCCGTGCCAAGGTCTACGACTGGCCGGGAAACCGTGTGAAGGACCGAGCCGGACTCGAGCGGCGCACCCGGCCCAACGCCCTGCTGCTGTCCACGGCCGGCACGGACAACCATCCGCAGTTGACCCCGCTCTTCCACTGGTTCCGCCGCAACCTCTGGCTGATCAACCCGGAGGACGAGCGCGAGCAGCGCGAGGCCTTCACAACGCGGGAGTTGACCGGCAGCCGCGCGCGCCGCATCAACGAACTGCTGCGGGTCGCGGACCTCGGAATCACCGGTGCGGAGATCGACCAGGAGGGCCGGGGACCTGCAACGGTCAAGCTCACCCACCGCTCCGCCGCGGGAGACGTGGCCTTCGACTGGACTCAGGAGTCCTTCGGCACCCGCTCCTGGTTCGCTCTGCTCGGTCCCCTGCTCCTCGCCCTCGACGAAGGCGCCGTCCTGCTCGTCGACGAACTGGACGCCAGCCTGCACCCGCGCTTCGCCGCGGAGGTCGTCCGGCTGTTCCACGACCCGCAGGCGAATCCGCGGGGGGCGCAGCTCGTCTTCACTTCGCACGACCCCTCCGTGCTCAGCACCCCGAGCGGCGGCCGGCTGCTGGAGCCCGGACAGGTATGGCTGACGGAGAAGGACAAGGAAGGCGCGACGGATCTGTATCCGCTGACAGCAGCGTCCCCGGGGGAGGACGAGGACCTGATGAAGTCCTACCTGGCGGGTGCCTTCGGCGCGGTGCCCTCTCTTCTGGAGGGTCAGATCGCGCGGCGGCTGCTGGCGGCGAACGAACGGGAACGCGAGTATCGGGAGCGAGCGAGAGCAATTGGCGAAGCTGCGAACGCTCAAAGTAGGGCTTGTGGACGATCTGTTGAGCGGAAGGGGCTGACCAGGAGCTGTTGAGTCGCTCAGGGCGTCAAAGCGCCAGCCTTGACAGCATCCACGAATGAGGCCCACCCGATTGCAGGGATCACCAGTGCGGGACCGTGTGGGGTCTTGGAGTCGCGGACTGGGACGCCCTGCGGGTAGTCGTCCAGCACCTCGACGCAGCTGCCGGCGTCGGACCCGCTGTGGGAGGACTTGCGCCAGCCGGTCAGCAGGGACGCGTCCGGGATGGTGCGCTTAGCCATGATGCTTGTGGTCCTTCGCTGCTGCTTTCATAAGGGCGAGCGACTCCTTCAACGGCAGTGCGTCGCTCAGGGCAAGATCGTAGGCACCTTGCAGCTGTTCGACCAGGGCTGGGGCGTCGTGCACCCTGCCAATGTGTAGGCCCTCCGTATAGGCGACCGGTGGCTGGTCTTCGAACCACATCAGCGTCAGCATGCTCTGCAGCAACGGGTGGTGTCCAAGCGACAGAGGCAGGACGTGTACGCGTACGCGCTTGCACTCTGCCAAGCGGATGAGGTGGGTGATCTGCTCCGCCATCACCTCAGCGCTGCCGATCGGACGCCGGAGCACTGCTTCGTCGATTAGCGCCCACACTACGGGCGTCACGGGGTTGGCCAGGATCCTCCCTCGCTCCAGACGTGTGACAACGGTCCTGTCACATTCCTCTTCACTCCTGGGAGGGAAGGCAGAACCGAGAACCGCACGTGCGTAGCGCTCCGTCTGGAGGACGCCCGGTACGAAGGAGAGGGCGAACTCTCGGATCGTTGTCGCCTGTTGTTCGAGATGGAGCGCCGCAGCGAAGCGATCGGCGACCGCCACGTCCTCCTGCGGCAGGAAGCTGCTCAGTACATCCCTCGTGTCCAGCGCCCGGTCCAGCCGCCTCGCGTCCTCCTTCGACGGGATGCGGCGTCCCGCCTCGATGTGGGCGATGTGCGATCGGGTCATGATCGCGGCGTCGGCCAACTCCTGTTGGGTGAGGCCGGCGATCTCGCGTTGGGCCTTCAGCCATTCCCCATAGGTGTTGCTCATCGTCAACTCCCTTGCGACAAACGCTCTGTCACATCGAACCCCCTGGTCAGGGTAGCCCGACCAGCCTCAGGCTGTGAGGGAATCGCTACAGAGTGAAGTTCGCCGGAGAGGCAAGACCCCCGCGACCGACGCGAACGGTCCGGGGGCGTGGCCCTCAACTAGCCAGGAGTTGACGACGCGTTGCACTGTATCGCCCGACTGCTTGATCCGCTCCTGCGGCTCCTGCGGCTCCTGCGGCCCCCGTCGCCCGCACGCCCCTGTACACCGCACGCAGACAGCCCGGGCCATGCCGCACCCCGCCCGCCCCGCCCCACCCGAGCCCCCGCCCCGTACTACCGAGGCGAGGACAGCCCTCTCGTCCGTCCCTACCTCCTCGCCCACGAGCGCCGCCAGGCCGAGGCCCGCCGCCAGCACCCCCGTCGCCGGGCCCTCTGGTTCGCGGTCCACGGCGTCGACATCGGCCCGCGAGCCATCCACGGACGGAAGGTCCCTGCCCCACCCGCGCTGTCCCGGGTTTGCGAACTCACGGGTCGCACTCAAGAAGGTAGGGCGGCGTGAGCCGTCACACCACGGAGGCACTTCGCCTGCTCCCCTGGACCGGCGCCGAGGGTAAGCCCTGCTACCTCATCGGCGACGGCGACGGCTATGTCTCACGCCTCGCCGACAACATCGAGAGCGTGCAGCTCGGCATGGCCGCCGATCTCCTCGATCACACCGACGACCTGCTGAGCGACCGCTCCGCCACCCCCGAACAGCTCCGCTATGTCATCGCCCGCCTCGCGGAGTCCCTGCGCGACGTGCACCGCATCGCGCGGAGCCGGTGTGCCCGGCACACCGTTCCCGGCCGCGCCGACCACCCCGAATAGCAGGTGGCCCAAGCGGCCGAAACTCTCGCCCGCCGTTCGCCCGTCACGCAGAATGGATCAGCTGAAGGGGCGCGGCGGGCGAGGGGCGTGGGGCATGGCGGCGATGCAGGTCGAGCGGGACGAGGTGGAGCGGCCGACCGTCGCGCAGCTCCGGGCGATGGGCTGGACGCACGTTCCGGGTAAGGACGTCGGCACCCTCGAAGCCGATGCCCCGTTCCTCGTGGACTCGCTCGGCAAGGCGCTGCGCCGCATCAACCTCCGTGCCGCCGACGGCGAGCCGTGGATGGACGAGACGGACGTCAGACGCTCCATCAGCGAGCTTGCGTCCGTGTCCCTCGGCGCCGGCATCGACAAGGCCAATTTCGCCGCGACCGACCTGCTCCTCGCCGGTCCCTCCGCCGAGCACGGCGGGCCCTCCGCCATCGTCCAGTATCGTCGACTTCGCCGCCGTGCGCTCCGCCGCCCTCGCCTTCGACGACGAATCGACCCGCCAGGGTTTCGACGACGTGTTGCACCACTTCCTCACCGTCCTGGAGCGGGTGCTGCCGCACGAGGACGGCCTGGACCATGTGGGCGACGCAGGTCGCTGGGGCCTGCTGCATCCGCACCCTCCACCGTGACGCGGCGGGCGGGTCCTTCACGATGCGCGCATACGGGCGCAAGGTGCGCGCGCTGATCGCCGAGCATCTGGAGGGCCCCGAGAGCGACCAGGTGATCGCACCGGTGTCATTGGCGTCGCCGCTGTTCGACGAGAGGCTATGCGCCATGCCCCCGCGTGAGGCGGCCGCCGAGATGGGGCATGCCCTCCGCTTCCACCTGGAGGAGCGGATCAAGCGGGAGGACCCGGAGAAGTACGTCCGGCTCTCGCAGCGGCTGGAGGAGATCCTGCGGGAGATGCCCGGGCGGTTCGAGGAGCAGATCGAGGCCTTCGGGCCGCTCATCGAGCAGGCCCGGCAGGAGGACGAGGAGGATCCCAGGCTTGCGGGACTCTCCCCGCTGGAGCAGCGTCTGTATCGGCTGCTGGACAGGGAGGCGGTGGAGAACCCGGACATCGACACGAGCGCGGCGGACCTGCGGTCGGTAGTCGGAACGGTGTGTGACACGGCGGCCCACACCATGGCCAAGGCCGCGTACCAGGGCCAGCACCAGGACCTGGCCCTCCTCGCCGACAAGATCAGGATGGACCTGGTCAAGGGCCGGCTGCGGCCGGTGTGCACGGAATGGACGGCACTGCGCGATCTCGCGGAACGGC
The genomic region above belongs to Streptomyces marianii and contains:
- a CDS encoding cation diffusion facilitator family transporter, whose translation is MASEESTGGPSGTPRVPGGPADAPVPAPERIEPDKAPESTFTVIVAALANLGIAVAKAVAGVISGSSAMLSEAAHSVADTVTELLLLTGLRRSAKPADEEHPLGYGPERYVWAMLASVATFVGGAVFSVYDGVHTLTQSEKLGNPLPSYVVLAVAAVLEGYSLRTGVRQIRGEAARFGTPARRYLRYTPDTAVKAVVMEDSAALSGLLLAAGGLVGAQLTGSSVSDGIASILIGLLLVYVAWVLVRSNAQLLIGRPLPPRMRRAVHEELLTVPHIVEVLELTTLVQGPAETLIAAKVNFRDVASAEQVEWACEDAEEQLRQRFPAIRRVYLDPTPAVHRVRPVSAGEPPGLRGDRPRPGDTPSSGRRSAGP
- a CDS encoding AAA family ATPase; this translates as MLLRFRTANVRSLRDEQELTFVVPEDDAGTSARPVRLAGDQSLAVLPLIGIFGANASGKSNVLAAMTDMRAAVMNSYARWAAFDGTARIPFALDGKDGQESASFFEVDLVLDGVRWTYGFELGTERVEAEWLHSYPRGHRQVWLDRDAARAKVYDWPGNRVKDRAGLERRTRPNALLLSTAGTDNHPQLTPLFHWFRRNLWLINPEDEREQREAFTTRELTGSRARRINELLRVADLGITGAEIDQEGRGPATVKLTHRSAAGDVAFDWTQESFGTRSWFALLGPLLLALDEGAVLLVDELDASLHPRFAAEVVRLFHDPQANPRGAQLVFTSHDPSVLSTPSGGRLLEPGQVWLTEKDKEGATDLYPLTAASPGEDEDLMKSYLAGAFGAVPSLLEGQIARRLLAANEREREYRERARAIGEAANAQSRACGRSVERKGLTRSC
- a CDS encoding acyl-CoA dehydrogenase family protein gives rise to the protein MRRTVFNEDHEAFRETVRAFIEAEVVPVYDEWFAAGQAPRDFYYKLGELGIFGINVPEEFGGAGLDTHKFEAVLYEETARAGVNFGGSGVHVLLALPYIKMLATDEQKKRYLTKFVTGEEMWALAMTEPGTGSDVAGMKTTAKLSEDGSHYVLNGAKTFITGGVHADRVIVCARTSAPREDDRRFGISLFAVDTKSEGYSIGRKLDKLGLRTSDTAELAFVDVKVPVEDLLGEENKGFYYLGQNLPSERWGIAFGAYAQAKAAIRFAKEYTQDRTVFGKTVASFQNTKFELASCQAEVDAAEAVADRALEALDAGELTPAEAASAKLFCTEVAHRVIDRCLQLHGGYGYMNEYPIARLYADNRVNRIYGGTSEVMKSIIAKSMGL
- a CDS encoding DUF397 domain-containing protein, translating into MAKRTIPDASLLTGWRKSSHSGSDAGSCVEVLDDYPQGVPVRDSKTPHGPALVIPAIGWASFVDAVKAGALTP
- a CDS encoding acyl-CoA thioesterase gives rise to the protein MSEALDDLLDLLDLERIEQDIFRGHSRSTIVPRVFGGQVAAQALVAAGRTAPEDRAAHSLHAYFLRMGDPGAPIVYTVDRIRDGRSFTTRRVVAVQHGQPIFHLSASFQAWEDGLDHQAVMPDAPDPETLPTAAERLPQYAGNPLHPEIVRRMLDARAAVDIRYVGRPPYASIGERREPHSQVWFRTNGKLADDPLLHVCLATYVSDMTLLDSVLLAHGRGGWAVGDVVGASLDHAMWFHRPFRADEWLLYDQESPSAHGGRGLGQARIYTQDGRLAISVIQEGVVRVPHD
- a CDS encoding helix-turn-helix domain-containing protein — protein: MSNTYGEWLKAQREIAGLTQQELADAAIMTRSHIAHIEAGRRIPSKEDARRLDRALDTRDVLSSFLPQEDVAVADRFAAALHLEQQATTIREFALSFVPGVLQTERYARAVLGSAFPPRSEEECDRTVVTRLERGRILANPVTPVVWALIDEAVLRRPIGSAEVMAEQITHLIRLAECKRVRVHVLPLSLGHHPLLQSMLTLMWFEDQPPVAYTEGLHIGRVHDAPALVEQLQGAYDLALSDALPLKESLALMKAAAKDHKHHG